One segment of Leptodactylus fuscus isolate aLepFus1 chromosome 7, aLepFus1.hap2, whole genome shotgun sequence DNA contains the following:
- the LOC142214479 gene encoding transforming protein RhoA-like — protein sequence MAAIRKKLVIVDDGACGKTCLLIVFSKDQFPEVYVPTVFENYVADIEVDGKQEPEKPEEGRDMVNRISAYGYMECSASFV from the exons ATGGCAGCCATCCGTAAGAAGCTGGTGATTGTTGACGATGGAGCATGTGGTAAGACGTGTCTCCTCATTGTCTTCAGTAAGGACCAGTTCCCCGAGGTCTACGTGCCCACCGTGTTTGAGAACTACGTGGCGGATATCGAGGTGGATGGAAAGCAG GAGCCGGAGAAACCTGAAGAAGGCCGAGACATGGTCAACCGGATCTCGGCCTACGGCTACATGGAGTGCTCGGCGTCTTTTGTGTAA